The stretch of DNA GTCTTTCAGGTGATAGAAATCAAGACAAGTGCCGCAGGAAAAAATTGCGCAGCCTTCATCTTCAAGGGTCCTGATGGTTTCAATTTCTTCCGAGCCGCTGGTGGTCAAATAAACTCCACTGTTGACAAAAATCAATTGCCGTGGACGGATACTAAATTCCAGCAGGGTTTTTAAAAAGGCTTTCATCAGGATTTTCCCCAGTT from Pseudomonadota bacterium encodes:
- the yedF gene encoding sulfurtransferase-like selenium metabolism protein YedF — translated: LGKILMKAFLKTLLEFSIRPRQLIFVNSGVYLTTSGSEEIETIRTLEDEGCAIFSCGTCLDFYHLKDKLEVGQMSNMFEIASLLLEADQVVIP